The following proteins are encoded in a genomic region of Pseudodesulfovibrio mercurii:
- a CDS encoding chemotaxis protein CheW, which yields MADEALKDINQFLTFTLGKEIFALDIGTVREVLELTSITKIPRTPKFMRGVINLRGHAVPVVDMRLKLGMSKGEDTVDTCIIIVEIEYEGEFTVMGALVDSVREVFEMTPDTIEPAPKMGAAINAEYIKGMGRQNEQFIIIIDINKIFSAEELAIAKDMAGLGGADRAPAPEEAAAQAQA from the coding sequence ATGGCTGATGAAGCGCTGAAAGACATCAATCAGTTTTTGACCTTCACGCTGGGCAAGGAGATCTTCGCCCTGGACATCGGCACCGTCCGCGAGGTCCTGGAGCTGACCTCCATCACCAAGATTCCGAGGACGCCCAAATTCATGCGCGGGGTCATCAACCTGCGCGGGCACGCCGTGCCCGTGGTGGACATGCGCCTCAAGCTGGGCATGTCCAAGGGCGAGGACACGGTGGATACCTGCATCATCATCGTGGAGATCGAGTACGAGGGCGAGTTCACGGTCATGGGAGCGCTGGTCGATTCGGTGCGCGAGGTCTTCGAGATGACCCCGGACACCATCGAGCCGGCCCCGAAGATGGGCGCGGCCATCAACGCCGAGTACATCAAGGGCATGGGCCGCCAGAACGAGCAGTTCATCATCATCATCGACATCAACAAGATCTTCTCCGCCGAGGAGCTGGCCATCGCCAAGGACATGGCCGGACTGGGCGGAGCCGACCGGGCCCCGGCACCGGAAGAGGCCGCCGCACAGGCCCAGGCGTAG
- a CDS encoding flagellin, translating into MALTDIEKSLLYDYSFQLLQQDMLTNQLFGSSAVGRDLRSLILGGPVRAATFTNPFEEAISGQLRGDAAAVRQASNNVGEAASMMGVARTDMATIVDALNDMEDMIDQINSGELDGTSAVVQSDFDALRDKITGAISNSDFNGIALLDSSQWGTDQIDADGNVYIQSSKDGGFNITFHSVDTPSSGVAWTDLDGADLGDSGTRATQLGYVQSLQSEMSAILNVYEGKEDSLQSQQLSLESQAQLLDQAAQLRKPSDPDYSLEQLLADLVARTTGTIVDGSG; encoded by the coding sequence ATGGCCCTGACCGACATCGAGAAGAGCTTGCTCTACGACTACTCGTTTCAGCTGTTGCAGCAGGATATGCTGACCAACCAGCTGTTCGGCTCGTCGGCCGTGGGCCGGGACCTGCGCAGCCTGATCCTAGGCGGGCCGGTCCGGGCGGCCACCTTCACCAATCCCTTCGAGGAGGCCATCAGCGGCCAGTTGCGCGGCGACGCGGCCGCCGTGCGTCAGGCCTCAAACAACGTGGGCGAGGCCGCATCCATGATGGGCGTGGCCCGGACCGACATGGCCACCATCGTGGATGCCCTGAACGACATGGAGGACATGATCGACCAGATCAACTCCGGCGAGCTGGACGGCACGAGCGCCGTGGTCCAGAGCGACTTCGACGCCCTGCGGGACAAGATCACCGGGGCCATCTCCAATTCCGACTTCAACGGCATCGCGCTGCTCGACTCCTCCCAATGGGGCACGGACCAGATCGACGCCGACGGCAACGTCTACATCCAGTCGAGCAAGGACGGCGGGTTCAACATCACCTTCCACTCCGTGGACACCCCGTCCAGCGGCGTGGCCTGGACCGACCTCGACGGCGCGGACCTCGGGGACTCCGGCACCAGGGCGACCCAGCTCGGCTACGTCCAGTCCCTGCAAAGCGAGATGTCCGCCATCCTGAACGTGTACGAGGGCAAGGAGGATAGCCTCCAGTCGCAGCAGCTCAGCCTCGAGAGCCAGGCCCAGCTCCTGGACCAGGCCGCCCAGCTGCGCAAGCCCTCGGACCCGGACTATTCCCTGGAACAGCTCCTGGCCGACCTCGTGGCCCGGACTACCGGGACCATTGTGGACGGAAGCGGGTAG
- a CDS encoding TetR/AcrR family transcriptional regulator — protein MTKKEGILLAAQELFARCGYAGTTMKMVAEQAGVASGLVFHYYDSKENLFMEAGAELINDMVGALHQATDGTSTGCEAMGTFVRAYLDFTIEHEKTFPTIIRCSPFSDDNPDLDREKIAAKFLDLIYIIEDILRRGIADGSIKALPVAQTAFMVYGVIVGAVRTRFLTPYDIPGLFAEAREFVLRSICV, from the coding sequence ATGACGAAGAAGGAAGGAATCCTGCTGGCAGCCCAGGAACTGTTCGCCCGTTGCGGCTATGCGGGCACGACCATGAAAATGGTCGCCGAGCAGGCCGGCGTGGCCTCGGGCCTGGTCTTTCACTACTACGATTCCAAGGAAAATCTGTTCATGGAGGCCGGGGCGGAGCTGATCAACGACATGGTCGGCGCGCTGCACCAGGCCACGGACGGGACGAGCACCGGCTGCGAGGCCATGGGCACCTTTGTCCGGGCCTACCTGGACTTCACCATCGAGCATGAGAAGACCTTTCCCACGATCATCCGTTGTTCGCCCTTCAGCGACGACAACCCGGACCTGGACCGCGAGAAGATCGCGGCCAAGTTCCTGGATCTCATCTACATCATAGAGGATATTCTGCGGCGGGGGATCGCGGACGGTTCCATCAAGGCACTGCCCGTGGCCCAGACGGCCTTCATGGTCTACGGCGTCATCGTCGGCGCGGTGCGCACCCGGTTCCTGACGCCCTACGACATCCCCGGCCTGTTCGCCGAAGCCAGGGAGTTCGTCCTGCGCAGCATCTGCGTCTAG
- the ilvN gene encoding acetolactate synthase small subunit: MCKQTVIELSVNNHPGVMSHICGLFARRAYNVEGIACMPVNGGGTSKIWLLVNADDRLDQMIKQVDKLEDVLLVERYDSGHPVFAKMAEFVQ; the protein is encoded by the coding sequence ATGTGTAAGCAGACCGTCATCGAACTGTCGGTGAACAACCATCCCGGCGTCATGTCCCACATCTGCGGCCTGTTCGCCCGCCGGGCCTACAACGTCGAGGGCATCGCCTGCATGCCGGTCAACGGCGGCGGGACCAGCAAGATATGGCTGCTGGTCAACGCCGACGACCGGTTGGACCAGATGATCAAGCAGGTGGACAAGCTTGAGGACGTGCTTCTGGTCGAGCGCTACGACAGCGGCCACCCCGTCTTCGCCAAGATGGCCGAATTCGTTCAATAA
- a CDS encoding SufB/SufD family protein, which yields MSKVDLKDFKFDGLKQEAIADLNALSDADKDQLLMAGVVSDLSTRSASYLQMDQSAVHCQSRDENVEIMDIKDALKKYDGLKEYFWTLVDKDKDEFTRSAYDNLHGGYFIRVKAGAKIKDPIQSCLMLKSENVGQNVHNLVIIEEGAEAHIITGCSVAHGTRHGAHLGISEFFVGKNASLTFTMVHNWSDAVAVRPRSAGKVEEGGKFLNNYVLLKPVKDLQMYPSITLDGADAVARFNSVVVATEGSLLDMGNRVIMNAPNTRCEIIARTIASGGTIISRGHIAAHNVPSKGHLECQGLILGGGRIWAIPELDGTVEGVELSHEASVGKIAQEEIEYLMARGMDEDEATSTIVRGFLNTDIMGLPDRLQQEIDKQIEELQTSDVM from the coding sequence ATGAGCAAAGTCGATCTGAAGGATTTCAAGTTTGACGGCCTCAAGCAGGAGGCCATCGCCGATCTGAACGCCCTGTCCGACGCGGACAAGGACCAGCTCCTCATGGCGGGCGTGGTTTCGGACCTGTCCACCCGTTCCGCCTCCTACCTGCAGATGGACCAGTCCGCGGTCCATTGCCAGTCCCGGGACGAGAACGTTGAGATCATGGACATCAAGGATGCCCTCAAGAAGTACGACGGCCTCAAGGAGTACTTCTGGACCCTGGTGGACAAGGACAAGGACGAGTTCACCCGGTCCGCCTACGACAACCTGCACGGCGGCTACTTCATCCGGGTCAAGGCCGGGGCCAAGATCAAGGACCCGATCCAGTCCTGTCTCATGCTCAAGTCCGAGAACGTGGGCCAGAACGTCCACAACCTCGTGATCATCGAGGAGGGGGCCGAGGCGCACATCATCACCGGCTGTTCCGTGGCCCACGGCACGCGGCACGGCGCGCACCTGGGCATCTCCGAGTTTTTCGTCGGGAAAAACGCCTCCCTGACCTTCACCATGGTCCACAACTGGTCCGACGCCGTGGCCGTGCGGCCGCGTTCGGCGGGCAAGGTGGAGGAGGGCGGCAAGTTCCTGAACAACTACGTGCTGCTCAAGCCGGTCAAGGACCTGCAGATGTACCCCTCCATCACCCTGGACGGTGCGGACGCCGTGGCCCGCTTCAACTCCGTAGTGGTGGCCACCGAAGGCTCGCTCCTGGACATGGGCAACCGCGTGATCATGAACGCCCCGAACACCCGGTGCGAGATCATCGCCCGGACCATCGCCTCGGGCGGGACCATCATCAGCCGGGGGCACATCGCCGCCCACAACGTGCCGAGCAAGGGCCACCTGGAATGTCAGGGGCTGATCCTCGGCGGCGGCCGCATCTGGGCCATCCCCGAGCTGGACGGCACCGTGGAGGGCGTGGAGCTCTCCCACGAGGCCTCGGTGGGCAAGATCGCCCAGGAGGAGATCGAGTATCTCATGGCCCGCGGCATGGACGAGGACGAGGCCACCTCGACCATCGTGCGCGGCTTCCTGAACACCGACATCATGGGGCTGCCCGACCGTTTGCAACAGGAAATCGACAAGCAGATCGAGGAGTTGCAGACGTCCGACGTGATGTAG
- the sucD gene encoding succinate--CoA ligase subunit alpha, producing the protein MLLDEHHSKLLFDKARIPVPQGAAVFPGEEDDFAPDYPLPWFLKAQVLSGGRGKAGGILRIDDPADFPARARKLFGRDIRGEAVPYIRVEPGEAIARECYLSLTVSRERRCILLTAGRKGGVEIEKLGQDNLLVQPITLPGGMAPHQVRAAFFHLGLPRELFKDFSELLDTLFRCMLDNGLLLAEINPLIVTPDDRLVALDGKVEMDDNFVDLHPEAGAYYRPEHATPEENMARDAGLSFVRLPGWVGLMVNGAGLAMATMDLLNFSGLPASNFLDLGGGADQKRMETALELLFGDHRVQAIFINLFGGILSCEKVAQAMKGALGGQSPKKPIVVRMSGKDALQGLEILRELNVNNLHMAGDMQAAIAILDTIRPARTEPVDYPAPPDIPLGPRPRPTGWKSEAVFPIDADTPILVQGITGREGQLHTRLMQEYGANVVAGVTPFKGGQEVLGVPVYDSIAQAARAHDIGASIIFVPPRMAADAVAEAVRNEIPWTVCITEGITQHDMLAAFEQAKGSPTRIVGPNTPGVIVPGRTKIGIMPTMPFMPGPVAVLSRSGTLTYEVADRLTRAGIGQSLCVGIGGDPFIGVDFVDMFEMIRNHDETRAVVVLGEIGGQAEENLAEYVVRTGFDKPVISFIAGQTAPAGKRLGHAGAILANGGGIKDKLETMGRAGFAVCPSLEAVAETTARALK; encoded by the coding sequence ATGCTACTCGACGAACACCACAGCAAACTCCTCTTCGACAAGGCCCGCATCCCCGTCCCGCAAGGCGCGGCGGTCTTCCCCGGTGAGGAAGACGACTTCGCACCCGACTATCCCCTGCCCTGGTTTCTCAAGGCCCAGGTCCTGTCCGGCGGACGGGGCAAGGCCGGAGGCATCCTGCGCATCGACGACCCCGCCGACTTTCCGGCCCGGGCCCGCAAGCTCTTCGGCCGCGACATCCGGGGCGAGGCGGTCCCCTACATCCGGGTGGAGCCGGGCGAGGCCATCGCCCGGGAATGCTACCTCTCCCTGACCGTGTCCCGCGAGCGGCGCTGCATCCTGCTCACCGCGGGCCGCAAGGGCGGCGTGGAGATAGAGAAGCTGGGGCAGGACAACCTCCTGGTCCAGCCCATCACCCTGCCCGGCGGCATGGCCCCCCACCAGGTCCGGGCGGCCTTCTTCCACCTCGGCCTCCCCAGGGAGCTGTTCAAGGATTTCAGCGAATTGTTGGACACCCTGTTCCGCTGCATGCTCGACAACGGGCTGCTTCTGGCCGAGATCAACCCCCTGATCGTCACCCCGGACGACCGGCTGGTGGCCCTGGACGGCAAGGTGGAGATGGACGACAACTTCGTGGACCTGCACCCCGAGGCCGGGGCCTACTACCGGCCCGAGCACGCCACCCCCGAGGAAAACATGGCCCGCGACGCCGGGCTCTCCTTTGTCCGGCTGCCCGGCTGGGTGGGGCTGATGGTCAACGGCGCGGGGCTGGCCATGGCCACCATGGACCTGCTCAATTTCTCCGGTCTGCCCGCCAGCAACTTCCTGGACCTGGGCGGCGGGGCCGACCAGAAACGCATGGAGACCGCCCTGGAGCTGCTCTTCGGCGACCACCGGGTCCAGGCGATCTTCATCAATCTCTTCGGCGGGATACTCTCCTGCGAAAAGGTCGCCCAGGCCATGAAGGGCGCACTCGGGGGACAGTCCCCGAAAAAACCCATCGTGGTCCGCATGTCCGGCAAGGACGCCCTTCAGGGCCTGGAGATCCTGCGCGAACTCAACGTGAACAACCTGCACATGGCCGGGGACATGCAGGCGGCCATCGCCATCCTGGACACCATCCGCCCGGCCCGGACCGAGCCCGTGGACTACCCCGCCCCGCCGGACATCCCCCTGGGCCCGCGCCCCCGGCCCACGGGCTGGAAAAGCGAGGCCGTCTTCCCCATCGACGCGGACACCCCCATCCTGGTCCAGGGCATCACCGGCCGCGAAGGCCAGCTGCACACCCGGCTCATGCAGGAGTACGGGGCCAACGTGGTGGCGGGCGTGACCCCGTTCAAGGGCGGCCAGGAAGTCCTCGGCGTGCCGGTCTACGACTCCATCGCCCAGGCCGCGCGTGCCCACGACATCGGGGCGTCCATCATCTTCGTGCCCCCGCGCATGGCCGCCGACGCCGTGGCCGAGGCCGTGCGCAACGAAATCCCCTGGACCGTGTGCATCACCGAGGGCATCACCCAGCACGACATGCTGGCCGCCTTCGAGCAGGCCAAGGGCTCGCCCACCCGGATCGTCGGCCCGAACACGCCGGGCGTCATCGTCCCCGGCCGGACCAAGATCGGGATCATGCCGACCATGCCCTTCATGCCCGGCCCCGTGGCCGTGCTCTCCCGCAGCGGCACCCTGACCTACGAGGTGGCCGACCGCCTGACCAGGGCCGGAATCGGCCAATCCCTGTGCGTGGGCATCGGCGGCGACCCGTTCATCGGGGTCGATTTCGTGGATATGTTCGAAATGATACGCAATCACGACGAAACCAGGGCCGTGGTCGTGCTTGGTGAAATCGGTGGACAGGCGGAGGAGAATCTGGCTGAATACGTCGTCCGCACGGGATTCGACAAACCGGTCATCTCGTTCATCGCCGGCCAGACCGCCCCCGCGGGCAAACGACTGGGCCACGCCGGAGCCATCCTGGCCAACGGCGGCGGCATCAAGGACAAGCTCGAAACCATGGGCAGGGCCGGATTCGCGGTCTGCCCCAGCCTGGAAGCCGTTGCCGAGACAACGGCCAGGGCGTTGAAATAA
- the ilvB gene encoding acetolactate synthase large subunit — MKMSGAEIIIKLLERQGVRTIAGIPGGANLPLYDAMGKSGNIKHILTRHEQGAGFIAQGMARVTGKPAVFFATSGPGATNTLTAIADAKLDSIPIICITGQVPLSMIGTDAFQEVDTYGLSVPITKHNFLVRSAEDLLKVIPDAFRIAASGRPGPVVIDVPKDVQMAEVEFDEWPEPGAPDATPELFHGEIEHAAAMINRAERPVLYLGGGVIQSDSAAQALAVAEKGAIPAVMTLMGLGTIPSGHPLNLGMLGMHAARYTNLALEECDLLIAVGVRFDDRATGKVSEFCPQAKIIHMDIDPSELDKIKTAHATVRGDVADVLAAILPHVERRNRTEWNSRITALKAAHPMIVPGADDPASAYGVILKAAELAGDQAIVCTDVGQHQMRTAQVYPFSHPRHWLTSGGLGTMGFGMPAALGAALAAPDKPVICFSGDGSIMMNIQDLATAMEYDIPVKIILTNNNALGLVRQQQDLFYGKRYVASDYCKCVDFIKIADGFGIKTYDLGNCADPEGTLAQALAEPGPALIHVPVSPDEPVYPMVAPGAANSQMIGGESHV, encoded by the coding sequence ATGAAAATGTCAGGTGCGGAAATAATCATCAAATTGCTGGAACGGCAGGGTGTGCGGACCATTGCCGGCATTCCGGGCGGGGCGAATCTGCCGCTCTACGACGCCATGGGCAAGAGCGGGAACATCAAGCACATCCTGACCCGGCACGAGCAGGGGGCCGGGTTCATCGCCCAGGGCATGGCCCGGGTCACGGGCAAACCGGCGGTCTTCTTCGCCACCTCGGGGCCGGGCGCGACCAACACCCTGACGGCCATCGCCGACGCCAAGCTCGACTCCATCCCGATCATCTGCATCACCGGCCAGGTGCCCCTGTCCATGATCGGGACCGACGCGTTCCAGGAGGTGGACACCTACGGCCTGTCCGTGCCCATCACCAAGCACAATTTCCTGGTCCGGTCCGCCGAGGACCTGCTCAAGGTCATCCCGGACGCCTTCCGTATCGCCGCCAGCGGCCGTCCCGGCCCGGTGGTCATCGACGTGCCCAAGGACGTGCAGATGGCCGAGGTGGAGTTCGACGAGTGGCCCGAACCCGGCGCGCCCGACGCCACGCCCGAGCTGTTCCACGGCGAGATCGAGCACGCGGCGGCCATGATCAACCGGGCCGAGCGGCCCGTGCTCTACCTGGGCGGCGGCGTGATCCAGTCCGACTCCGCGGCCCAGGCCCTGGCCGTGGCCGAGAAGGGGGCCATCCCGGCGGTCATGACCCTCATGGGGTTGGGGACCATCCCCTCGGGCCACCCGCTGAACCTGGGCATGCTCGGCATGCACGCGGCGCGCTACACCAACCTGGCCCTGGAGGAATGCGACCTGCTCATCGCCGTGGGCGTGCGCTTCGACGACCGGGCCACGGGCAAGGTCTCGGAGTTCTGCCCGCAGGCCAAGATCATCCACATGGACATCGATCCGAGCGAACTGGACAAGATCAAGACCGCCCACGCCACGGTGCGGGGCGACGTGGCCGACGTGCTGGCGGCCATCCTGCCGCACGTCGAGCGCAGGAACCGGACCGAGTGGAACAGCCGGATCACGGCCCTGAAGGCGGCCCACCCCATGATCGTGCCCGGCGCGGACGATCCCGCCTCGGCCTACGGCGTCATCCTCAAGGCCGCCGAACTGGCCGGGGACCAGGCCATCGTCTGCACCGACGTGGGCCAGCACCAGATGCGTACCGCCCAGGTCTATCCCTTCAGCCACCCGCGCCACTGGCTGACCTCCGGCGGTCTCGGGACCATGGGCTTCGGCATGCCCGCGGCCCTGGGCGCGGCTCTGGCCGCCCCGGACAAGCCGGTCATCTGTTTTTCCGGCGACGGCTCGATCATGATGAACATCCAGGACCTGGCCACGGCCATGGAATACGACATCCCGGTCAAGATCATCCTGACCAACAACAACGCCCTGGGGCTGGTCCGCCAGCAGCAGGATCTCTTCTACGGCAAGCGCTACGTGGCGTCCGACTACTGCAAGTGTGTGGACTTCATAAAGATCGCCGACGGCTTCGGGATCAAAACCTATGACCTGGGCAACTGCGCCGATCCCGAAGGGACCCTGGCCCAGGCCCTGGCCGAGCCTGGCCCGGCGCTCATCCACGTGCCCGTCAGCCCGGACGAACCCGTGTATCCCATGGTGGCCCCCGGTGCGGCCAATTCCCAAATGATCGGAGGTGAGAGCCATGTGTAA
- a CDS encoding Smr/MutS family protein translates to MMAKKRMNDLGDLKQIKFKKEKEDVYSLPYEKNAAPKENVNPEEDSYDEEMFMAAMHGVKPMDGQGGRKVPPAVQTGPNRALSPEEEAGNDLARFMRGDIEFELEYTDEFMYGYVRGLDIKIFQRLKAGSLSVAGHLDLHGMTSDQARDSLLFFIRESYLQGHRCVLVVTGRGKNSPGGQPILRSEAEAWLTKEPLRRVVLAFCTAQPKHGGAGALYVLLRKQKKTEGKVRWDKMMNWEE, encoded by the coding sequence ATGATGGCCAAAAAACGCATGAACGACCTTGGCGATCTCAAGCAGATCAAGTTCAAGAAGGAAAAAGAGGACGTCTATTCACTTCCGTACGAGAAAAATGCGGCCCCAAAGGAAAATGTCAACCCCGAGGAGGACTCGTATGACGAGGAAATGTTCATGGCCGCCATGCACGGGGTGAAGCCCATGGACGGCCAGGGCGGCCGCAAGGTGCCCCCTGCCGTGCAGACGGGGCCGAACCGGGCGCTCTCGCCCGAGGAGGAGGCCGGAAACGACCTGGCCCGCTTCATGCGCGGGGACATCGAGTTCGAGCTCGAATACACGGACGAGTTCATGTACGGCTACGTGCGCGGCCTGGACATCAAGATATTCCAGCGGCTCAAGGCCGGTTCCCTGAGCGTGGCCGGGCACCTGGACCTGCACGGCATGACCTCGGACCAGGCGCGGGACTCCCTGCTCTTCTTCATCCGCGAATCCTATCTCCAGGGGCACCGCTGCGTGCTGGTGGTCACCGGCCGGGGCAAGAACTCGCCGGGCGGCCAGCCCATCCTGCGCTCCGAGGCCGAGGCCTGGCTGACCAAGGAGCCGCTTCGGCGCGTGGTCCTGGCCTTCTGCACGGCCCAACCCAAGCACGGCGGCGCGGGCGCCCTCTACGTCCTGCTGCGCAAGCAGAAGAAGACCGAAGGCAAGGTCCGCTGGGACAAGATGATGAACTGGGAGGAATAG
- a CDS encoding metal-dependent hydrolase, whose translation MPDYRGHLAGGLFFGVMGLVGVILLGWMVFDPLQAAGLLGFCLLGALFPDVDTNSKGQNLYYAVFVLVDLGLIIKGLYVWAAWFGLFSMLPAVGTHRGWTHTWWAMALVPLPILVIPLFMQTQGLVQHFAPFYAAFVLGYLSHLILDGKFK comes from the coding sequence ATGCCTGATTACAGGGGACACCTGGCCGGAGGGCTGTTTTTCGGCGTCATGGGGCTGGTGGGGGTGATCCTGCTGGGCTGGATGGTCTTCGACCCGCTCCAGGCCGCCGGACTGCTCGGTTTCTGCCTGCTCGGGGCGCTCTTTCCGGACGTGGACACCAACTCCAAGGGCCAGAACCTCTATTACGCGGTCTTCGTGCTCGTGGACCTGGGGCTGATCATCAAGGGGCTCTACGTCTGGGCCGCCTGGTTCGGGCTCTTCTCCATGCTCCCGGCCGTGGGCACGCACCGGGGCTGGACGCACACCTGGTGGGCCATGGCCCTGGTGCCGCTGCCCATCCTGGTCATCCCCCTCTTCATGCAGACGCAGGGGCTGGTCCAGCACTTCGCGCCGTTCTACGCCGCCTTTGTGCTGGGCTACCTCTCCCACCTGATCCTGGACGGAAAATTCAAGTGA
- a CDS encoding ABC transporter ATP-binding protein, translating to MLTIEDLHVNIGDKEVLRGIDLEINDGETFILFGPNGSGKTSLLMTLMGFSGYEVTRGKITFQGRDITNAPMYERARLGMGMSFQRPPTIHGLRTRHLVQMCSRKGHVNADLLAEIVNMGDFLDRDINAGFSGGEIKRSELLQLMAQQPDLVLFDEPESGVDMENMQLVGKVARDVLDGKFSVAPDLSLKERKERVKTSGLIITHTGYILDYVNADRGQVLYQGHLCCEGRPRDILDHIREHGYQECVRCMN from the coding sequence ATGCTGACCATTGAAGACTTGCATGTCAACATCGGCGACAAAGAGGTCCTGCGAGGGATCGATCTCGAGATAAATGACGGGGAGACCTTCATCCTGTTCGGACCCAACGGCTCCGGCAAGACCTCCCTGCTCATGACCCTGATGGGCTTTTCCGGCTATGAGGTGACCAGGGGCAAAATAACCTTCCAGGGCCGGGACATCACCAACGCGCCCATGTACGAGCGCGCCCGCCTGGGCATGGGCATGTCCTTCCAGCGTCCGCCGACCATCCACGGCCTGCGCACCCGCCACCTGGTGCAGATGTGCTCGCGCAAGGGCCACGTCAACGCCGACCTGCTGGCCGAGATCGTGAACATGGGCGATTTCCTCGACCGCGACATCAACGCGGGTTTTTCCGGCGGCGAGATCAAGCGTTCGGAACTGCTCCAGCTCATGGCCCAGCAACCCGACCTGGTGCTCTTCGACGAGCCCGAGTCCGGCGTGGACATGGAGAACATGCAGCTCGTCGGCAAGGTCGCCCGCGACGTCCTGGACGGCAAGTTCAGCGTGGCCCCGGACCTGAGCCTCAAGGAGCGCAAGGAGCGGGTCAAGACCTCCGGGCTGATCATCACCCACACCGGGTACATCCTCGACTACGTGAACGCCGACCGGGGCCAGGTCCTGTACCAGGGCCATCTGTGCTGCGAAGGCCGCCCCCGCGACATTCTGGACCACATTCGGGAGCACGGCTACCAGGAATGTGTCCGCTGCATGAACTAG
- a CDS encoding glycosyltransferase family 4 protein, translating into MKVLLLDLGKIMRGGQRQVYYLARALHRAEGFDPLVAIPGDSPLKPLLLTDGIPFTELPSNSDYNPLNILRVLSLVKSFKPDVVHTNDAKGASLGALAKKLRNTFRLVHSRRVSYKLKPGWSKNKYLLGDVLVAVSREIQEVLVGCGVPEEKTTVIHSGIDPAMYTAEPRHHPVLTVGAVGALSSQKGFEVLIEALAHLRKSPDMPDWQCMIAGEGPMQQDLKRQAEKLNLADSILFLGYRDSREVLPEIDVLTVPSVDGEGSNAVIKEGWATRTPVITSDLPSNLELVTHERDGLVFKNRDAADLAACIVRVVNDKALSDRLVAGGAESVLRYTDKTMADRYMALYKGLRH; encoded by the coding sequence TTGAAGGTTCTGTTACTCGACCTGGGCAAGATCATGCGCGGCGGCCAGCGCCAGGTCTATTATCTGGCGCGTGCCCTGCACCGTGCCGAGGGGTTCGACCCCCTGGTGGCCATACCCGGCGACTCCCCCCTCAAGCCCCTGCTCCTGACCGACGGCATACCCTTCACCGAACTGCCCTCGAACAGCGACTACAATCCGTTGAACATCCTGCGGGTGCTGAGCCTGGTCAAGTCCTTCAAACCGGACGTGGTCCACACCAACGACGCCAAGGGGGCCTCCCTGGGGGCCCTGGCCAAGAAGCTGCGCAACACCTTCCGGCTGGTCCATAGCCGCCGCGTGTCCTACAAGCTCAAGCCGGGCTGGAGCAAGAACAAGTACCTGCTCGGCGACGTCCTGGTGGCCGTCAGCCGCGAAATCCAGGAGGTCCTGGTGGGCTGCGGCGTGCCCGAGGAAAAGACCACGGTCATCCACAGCGGCATCGACCCGGCCATGTACACCGCCGAGCCGCGCCACCACCCGGTGCTGACCGTGGGCGCCGTGGGGGCCCTCAGCTCCCAGAAGGGCTTCGAGGTCCTTATCGAAGCGTTGGCTCATCTGCGCAAGTCCCCGGACATGCCCGACTGGCAGTGCATGATCGCGGGCGAAGGCCCCATGCAGCAGGACCTGAAGCGCCAGGCGGAAAAGCTGAACCTGGCGGACTCCATCCTCTTCCTGGGCTACCGCGACAGCCGCGAGGTCCTGCCCGAGATCGACGTCCTGACCGTCCCGTCCGTGGACGGCGAGGGCTCCAACGCGGTCATCAAGGAGGGCTGGGCCACCCGGACCCCGGTGATCACCTCGGACCTGCCCTCCAACCTCGAACTGGTCACCCACGAGCGCGACGGTCTGGTCTTCAAGAACCGCGACGCGGCCGACCTGGCGGCGTGCATCGTCCGCGTGGTCAACGACAAGGCCCTGAGCGACCGGCTGGTCGCGGGCGGCGCGGAATCGGTCCTCCGCTACACGGACAAGACCATGGCCGACCGCTACATGGCCCTGTACAAGGGCCTGCGGCACTGA